One Oncorhynchus kisutch isolate 150728-3 unplaced genomic scaffold, Okis_V2 scaffold2442, whole genome shotgun sequence DNA window includes the following coding sequences:
- the LOC116370077 gene encoding NLR family CARD domain-containing protein 3-like isoform X2, producing the protein MNQKELADTLEKYELAVICQRELKSNLKKKFQCVFEGIAKQGNPTLLNKIYTELYITEGGTGEVNNEHELRQIETTTRKQARPETAIKCNDIFKPLTGQDKPIRTVLTKGVAGIGKTVSVQKFILDWAEGKANQDVQFVFSFPFRELNLMKEDKHTFIELLNHFSMETKESRISIYNKYKVLFIFDGLDECRLPLDFQKNKICWDVTESTSVDVLLTNLIKGNLLPSALLWITTRPAAANKIPSGCVDQVTEVRGFNDPQKEEYFRKRFRDEDLSSRIISHIKTSRSLHIMCHIPVFCWISATVLEDMLKHKREEMPKTLTEMYTHLVVFHTKQKNEKYLGKEETGPHWNKESILSLGKLAFQQLVKGNLIFYEEDLKEAGIDVNEASVYSGLCTQLFKEECVLYQDKVYCFVHLSIQEFLAAVYVFLSFINDNENLMDKPQSMSRNFFLRIKQRPKVTVYKPEVTLYKSAVDKALQSETGNLDLFLRFLLGLSLESNQKHLQGLLTKTRSSSETHEETVKYIKEKIRENLSPERSINLFHCLNELNDHSLVEEIQSFLSSGSLSKPNLSPAQWSALVFVLLTSEKELDVFDLKKYSRSEEGLLRLLPVVKASRAAL; encoded by the coding sequence ATGAGCTCGCTGTGATTTGCCAACGTGAACTCAAATCTAatctaaagaagaagtttcaatgtgtatttgaggggatcgctaaacaaggaaacccaacacttctcaataagatctacacagagctctacatcacagagggtggaacaggagaggtcaataatgaacatgagctgagacagattgagacaacaaccaggaaacaagcaagaccagagactgcaatcaaatgtaacgacatcttcaaacccttaactggacaagacaaacctatcagaactgtgctgacaaagggagtcgctggcattggaaaaacagtctctgtgcagaagttcattctggactgggctgaaggaaaagcaaatcaggatgtccaatttgtattttcattcccttttcgggagctgaatttgatgaaagaggacaaacacactttcattgaacttctcaatcacttctcaatggaaaccaaagaATCAAGAATCTCCATCTACAACAAGTAcaaagttctgttcatctttgatggtctggatgagtgtcgactgcccctagacttccagaagaacaagatctgttgggacgtcacagagtcaacctcagtggatgttctgctgacaaatctcatcaagggaaatctgcttccctctgctctcctctggataactacccgacctgcagcagccaataagatcccttcagggtgtgttgaccaggtgacagaggtacgagggttcaatgacccacagaaggaggagtacttcaggaagagattcagGGATGAGGACCTGTccagcagaatcatctcacacataaagacatcaaggagcctccacatcatgtgccacattccagtcttctgttggatttctgcaaCAGTCCTTGAAGACATGTTGAAAcataagagagaagagatgcccaagactctgactgagatgtacacacaccttgtggtgtttcataccaaacagaagaatgaaaagtatcttgggaaagaagagacaggtccacactggaataaagagagcattctgtccctgggaaaactggcttttcaacagcttgtgaagggcaatctgattttctatgaagaagacctgaaagaggctggcattgatgtcaatgaagcctcagtgtactcaggattgtgcacacagctctttaaagaggaatgtgtgctgtaccaggacaaggtgtactgctttgttcatctgagcattcaggagtttctggctgctgtTTATGTGTTCCTCTCATTCATCAACGACAATGAGAATCTAATGGACAAACCTCAATCAATGTCCAGGAACTTTTTCTTGAGGATCAAACAAAGGCCTAAAGTTACTGTCTACAAGCCTGAAGTTACTCTCTATAAGAGTGCTGTGGATAAAGCCTTACAAAGTGAGACAGGAAACCTGGAccttttcctccgcttccttctgggcctctcactggagtccaatcagaagcacttacAAGGTCTACTGACAAAGACAAGAAGCAGCTCAGAGACCCATGAAGAAACAGTCAAGTACATCAAGGAGAAGATCAGGGAGAATCTCTCTCCAGAGAGGagcatcaatctgttccactgtctgaatgaactgaatgaccattCTCTAGTGGAAGAGATCCAAAGCTTCCTGAGCTCAGGAAGTCTCTCAAAACCCAACCTGTCACCtgcacagtggtcagctctggtctttgtgttgctgacttcagaaaaggagctggatgtgtttgacctgaagaaatactccagatcagaggaaggtcttctgaggctgctgccagtggtcaaagcctccagagctgctctgtga
- the LOC116370077 gene encoding NLR family CARD domain-containing protein 3-like isoform X1, protein MNQKELADTLEKYSDELAVICQRELKSNLKKKFQCVFEGIAKQGNPTLLNKIYTELYITEGGTGEVNNEHELRQIETTTRKQARPETAIKCNDIFKPLTGQDKPIRTVLTKGVAGIGKTVSVQKFILDWAEGKANQDVQFVFSFPFRELNLMKEDKHTFIELLNHFSMETKESRISIYNKYKVLFIFDGLDECRLPLDFQKNKICWDVTESTSVDVLLTNLIKGNLLPSALLWITTRPAAANKIPSGCVDQVTEVRGFNDPQKEEYFRKRFRDEDLSSRIISHIKTSRSLHIMCHIPVFCWISATVLEDMLKHKREEMPKTLTEMYTHLVVFHTKQKNEKYLGKEETGPHWNKESILSLGKLAFQQLVKGNLIFYEEDLKEAGIDVNEASVYSGLCTQLFKEECVLYQDKVYCFVHLSIQEFLAAVYVFLSFINDNENLMDKPQSMSRNFFLRIKQRPKVTVYKPEVTLYKSAVDKALQSETGNLDLFLRFLLGLSLESNQKHLQGLLTKTRSSSETHEETVKYIKEKIRENLSPERSINLFHCLNELNDHSLVEEIQSFLSSGSLSKPNLSPAQWSALVFVLLTSEKELDVFDLKKYSRSEEGLLRLLPVVKASRAAL, encoded by the coding sequence ATTCAGATGAGCTCGCTGTGATTTGCCAACGTGAACTCAAATCTAatctaaagaagaagtttcaatgtgtatttgaggggatcgctaaacaaggaaacccaacacttctcaataagatctacacagagctctacatcacagagggtggaacaggagaggtcaataatgaacatgagctgagacagattgagacaacaaccaggaaacaagcaagaccagagactgcaatcaaatgtaacgacatcttcaaacccttaactggacaagacaaacctatcagaactgtgctgacaaagggagtcgctggcattggaaaaacagtctctgtgcagaagttcattctggactgggctgaaggaaaagcaaatcaggatgtccaatttgtattttcattcccttttcgggagctgaatttgatgaaagaggacaaacacactttcattgaacttctcaatcacttctcaatggaaaccaaagaATCAAGAATCTCCATCTACAACAAGTAcaaagttctgttcatctttgatggtctggatgagtgtcgactgcccctagacttccagaagaacaagatctgttgggacgtcacagagtcaacctcagtggatgttctgctgacaaatctcatcaagggaaatctgcttccctctgctctcctctggataactacccgacctgcagcagccaataagatcccttcagggtgtgttgaccaggtgacagaggtacgagggttcaatgacccacagaaggaggagtacttcaggaagagattcagGGATGAGGACCTGTccagcagaatcatctcacacataaagacatcaaggagcctccacatcatgtgccacattccagtcttctgttggatttctgcaaCAGTCCTTGAAGACATGTTGAAAcataagagagaagagatgcccaagactctgactgagatgtacacacaccttgtggtgtttcataccaaacagaagaatgaaaagtatcttgggaaagaagagacaggtccacactggaataaagagagcattctgtccctgggaaaactggcttttcaacagcttgtgaagggcaatctgattttctatgaagaagacctgaaagaggctggcattgatgtcaatgaagcctcagtgtactcaggattgtgcacacagctctttaaagaggaatgtgtgctgtaccaggacaaggtgtactgctttgttcatctgagcattcaggagtttctggctgctgtTTATGTGTTCCTCTCATTCATCAACGACAATGAGAATCTAATGGACAAACCTCAATCAATGTCCAGGAACTTTTTCTTGAGGATCAAACAAAGGCCTAAAGTTACTGTCTACAAGCCTGAAGTTACTCTCTATAAGAGTGCTGTGGATAAAGCCTTACAAAGTGAGACAGGAAACCTGGAccttttcctccgcttccttctgggcctctcactggagtccaatcagaagcacttacAAGGTCTACTGACAAAGACAAGAAGCAGCTCAGAGACCCATGAAGAAACAGTCAAGTACATCAAGGAGAAGATCAGGGAGAATCTCTCTCCAGAGAGGagcatcaatctgttccactgtctgaatgaactgaatgaccattCTCTAGTGGAAGAGATCCAAAGCTTCCTGAGCTCAGGAAGTCTCTCAAAACCCAACCTGTCACCtgcacagtggtcagctctggtctttgtgttgctgacttcagaaaaggagctggatgtgtttgacctgaagaaatactccagatcagaggaaggtcttctgaggctgctgccagtggtcaaagcctccagagctgctctgtga